From Camelina sativa cultivar DH55 chromosome 20, Cs, whole genome shotgun sequence, the proteins below share one genomic window:
- the LOC104770747 gene encoding calcineurin B-like protein 4 has protein sequence MGCSVSKKKKKNAMRPPGYEDPDLLASVTPFMVAEVEALYELFKKLSSSIIDDGLIHKEEFQLALFRNRNRRNLFADRIYDVFDVKRNGVIKFGEFVRSFGVFHPSAPVHDKIKFAFKLYDLRQTGFIEREELKEMVIALLHESELVVSEDMIEVMVDKAFVQADSKNDGRIDIDEWTDFVSLNPSLIKNMTLPYLKDIKGTFPSFVSSCEDEDLELQKLYF, from the exons ATGGGCTGCTCtgtctcgaagaagaagaagaagaatgcaaTGCGCCCGCCGGGATATGAGGATCCCGACCTTCTTGCCTCCGTTACACCAT TTATGGTAGCAGAAGTGGAAGCTTTGTATGAACTGTTCAAGAAGCTAAGCAGCTCAATTATCGATGACGGTCTTATTCATAAG GAAGAGTTTCAGCTGGCTTTGTTCAGAAATAGGAACCGGAGGAATCTCTTCGCTGATCGG ATATATGATGTATTTGATGTGAAGCGAAATGGAGTGATCAAGTTCGGGGAATTTGTCCGGTCTTTCGGTGTTTTTCATCCAAGCGCACCGGTCCATGACAAAATCAAAT TTGCTTTTAAATTATACGATTTACGACAAACTGGATTCATCGAGCGAGAAGAA TTGAAAGAGATGGTTATTGCGCTACTTCATGAATCTGAACTAGTTGTTTCCGAAGATATGATCGAAGTAATGGTAGATAAG GCTTTTGTTCAAGCAGACAGTAAAAACGACGGAAGAATTGATATAGATGAATGGACAGATTTTGTATCCTTGAATCCGTCGCTCATCAAGAACATGACTTTGCCATATCTAAA GGACATAAAGGGAACTTTTCCAAGTTTTGTTTCATCTTGTGAAGACGAAGACTTGGAGTTGCAAAAGCTATATTTCTAA